The Petropleomorpha daqingensis genome includes a window with the following:
- a CDS encoding LytR C-terminal domain-containing protein has protein sequence MRAPEAQPDKYSPERLAETPSRRQPPAGAPTPGRRATDRPAAARTPAPDLPPGHPSAPVPGRPAAAAATPAPVRAAAPASARPAVPARSSAPAAAPAQGRPPVPAPTPEPAAAGATPWSTAPTGLRADRPRPASAALAAGLRAPVQPGTHPSGPIYGDWTKPSRSGTDEDRVVPPATTAIPEREVTRGRRGAPELDDDYDEFDDYDDDRFEDDDRYDDEDDDRYADDDDLDEPAPARSAAPSMDTGPSTMVRGGRAKDREARQIADEKRRKELKAQGETMTAKAYLNAEDLDEKGSPRRKIVALVAVAIVALGVLGVYSFVSPDTQQASSGKPATSSSASAPASGIADATLPELSISSPPVAAAPPADVKAPVTVLNETKVTGLAGSIAGQLQAAGWETPATAGYPGSDIAVTTVYYTDGDATQQQAAQALVNAFPQIHGPAVRFFDVPGQPDPGLVVVAAGDWKP, from the coding sequence GTGCGCGCACCGGAAGCACAGCCGGACAAGTACTCGCCGGAGCGGCTCGCCGAGACGCCGTCGCGCCGCCAGCCCCCGGCCGGCGCACCGACGCCGGGCCGTCGCGCCACCGACCGCCCGGCCGCCGCCCGCACGCCGGCACCGGACCTGCCGCCGGGACATCCGTCCGCCCCGGTCCCGGGTCGCCCCGCGGCCGCCGCGGCGACGCCCGCGCCGGTTCGCGCGGCCGCGCCCGCCTCGGCCCGCCCGGCGGTGCCCGCGCGCTCGTCGGCCCCGGCCGCCGCGCCCGCGCAGGGCCGCCCGCCGGTGCCCGCCCCCACGCCCGAGCCCGCTGCCGCCGGCGCCACGCCGTGGTCGACCGCGCCCACCGGCCTGCGCGCCGACCGGCCGCGACCCGCCTCGGCCGCCCTCGCTGCCGGGCTGCGCGCGCCGGTCCAGCCCGGCACGCACCCGTCGGGCCCGATCTACGGCGACTGGACAAAGCCCAGCCGGTCCGGGACCGACGAGGACCGCGTCGTCCCGCCGGCCACCACCGCCATCCCGGAGCGGGAGGTCACCCGCGGCCGGCGTGGCGCGCCCGAGCTCGACGACGACTACGACGAGTTCGACGACTACGACGACGACCGGTTCGAGGACGACGACCGGTACGACGACGAGGACGACGACCGGTACGCCGACGACGACGACCTCGACGAGCCCGCTCCGGCCCGATCGGCCGCGCCGTCGATGGACACCGGGCCGTCGACGATGGTCCGCGGGGGTCGCGCCAAGGACCGGGAAGCGCGGCAGATCGCCGACGAGAAGCGCCGCAAGGAGCTCAAGGCCCAGGGCGAGACCATGACCGCCAAGGCCTACCTGAACGCCGAGGACCTCGACGAGAAGGGCTCCCCGCGCCGCAAGATCGTCGCCCTCGTGGCGGTGGCGATCGTCGCGCTCGGCGTGCTGGGCGTGTACTCGTTCGTCAGCCCCGACACCCAGCAGGCGTCGTCGGGCAAGCCGGCGACCAGCAGCAGCGCCTCCGCGCCGGCCAGCGGGATCGCCGACGCCACCCTGCCGGAGCTGTCGATCTCGTCGCCGCCGGTCGCCGCCGCGCCGCCGGCCGACGTCAAGGCCCCGGTCACCGTGCTCAACGAGACCAAGGTGACCGGCCTGGCCGGCAGCATCGCCGGTCAGCTGCAGGCAGCGGGCTGGGAGACGCCGGCGACCGCCGGCTACCCCGGCAGCGACATCGCGGTGACCACCGTCTACTACACCGACGGCGACGCCACCCAGCAGCAGGCCGCGCAGGCTCTGGTGAACGCGTTCCCGCAGATCCACGGGCCGGCGGTGCGCTTCTTCGACGTGCCCGGTCAGCCCGACCCCGGCCTCGTGGTCGTCGCCGCGGGCGACTGGAAGCCCTGA